The following proteins are encoded in a genomic region of Mahella australiensis 50-1 BON:
- a CDS encoding potassium channel family protein has protein sequence MKQFAVIGLGRFGISVAKTLYEMGHDVLAIDKNEELISAISDYTTHAVQGDASEEGVLQSLGIKNFDVAVVAIGGDIEASIMVTMIVKELGVKYVLAKAQNDMHARVLYKIGADRVVFPERDMGIRVAHNLVSTNIMDYIELSPNYSLMELSVLPIWVGKSLKELNMRTKYGINVIAIKRGESINVTPKADDVLRKGDVLIVVGTADDIGKLEALSGRVAG, from the coding sequence ATGAAGCAGTTTGCAGTTATAGGGTTAGGAAGATTTGGCATAAGCGTGGCCAAAACTTTATACGAAATGGGACATGATGTGTTGGCTATAGACAAAAATGAGGAATTGATCAGCGCTATATCGGATTATACGACGCATGCTGTTCAAGGCGATGCATCCGAGGAAGGCGTATTACAGTCACTAGGCATAAAAAATTTTGATGTGGCTGTGGTGGCTATCGGAGGCGATATAGAAGCCAGCATAATGGTTACTATGATAGTAAAGGAACTTGGCGTTAAATATGTGTTAGCGAAAGCCCAGAATGATATGCATGCACGAGTGCTATACAAAATAGGGGCCGATAGAGTAGTATTTCCGGAAAGAGACATGGGGATTCGCGTGGCTCATAACCTCGTATCTACCAATATAATGGATTATATAGAGTTGTCACCCAATTATAGCTTAATGGAATTGTCAGTATTGCCCATTTGGGTTGGTAAATCGCTTAAAGAGCTAAACATGCGTACAAAGTATGGCATAAATGTTATAGCTATAAAGCGAGGGGAATCAATAAATGTGACGCCCAAAGCGGATGATGTGCTTCGCAAAGGCGATGTGTTAATAGTAGTAGGTACTGCTGATGATATAGGTAAATTAGAGGCGCTATCCGGAAGAGTGGCAGGCTAA
- a CDS encoding TrkH family potassium uptake protein translates to MTRFTPTQILVMGFAAIILTGTLLLMLPISSAAGQNTDFITSLFTATSAVCVTGLVVVDTGTYWSLFGQIVIMLLIQAGGLGFMTMATLASMLLGRRIGLKERLVIQEALNEFSLQGLVKLTQRILITTALFELSGMALLSTRFIPIYGIGKGLYFSLFHAVSAFNNAGFDIIGDFVSFTPFVGDIIINFTVMGLIIIGGIGFAVIMDVFYNWHVKRLSLHTKLVLTTTTVLIVAGFLFFFFVEYNNPKTLGPLSVPVKAMAALFQSITPRTAGFNTISEGDLTDASKFVTILLMYTGASPASTGGGIKTTTLSTIILAVAAVLRGRENVNIYGKRLSWTLVMRSLSIAVLALGLISAVTIILSLAENQAFIKVLFETVSAFGTVGLSTGITPTLSAVSKIALAFTMFAGRVGPLTIAVALLQRQHGMKDLCRYPEEKIMVG, encoded by the coding sequence TTGACTAGATTTACTCCAACACAAATATTAGTTATGGGTTTTGCCGCTATAATACTTACGGGCACGCTGTTGTTGATGCTGCCCATATCTTCTGCAGCGGGACAAAATACTGACTTCATTACCTCGCTATTTACGGCCACATCAGCTGTGTGTGTCACTGGCCTGGTAGTGGTGGATACCGGCACTTATTGGTCGCTGTTTGGCCAGATAGTGATAATGCTATTGATACAGGCGGGTGGCCTCGGCTTTATGACTATGGCCACGCTCGCCTCTATGCTGCTTGGAAGGCGTATAGGTCTGAAAGAGCGTCTGGTGATACAGGAGGCATTGAACGAGTTTTCACTGCAAGGTTTGGTCAAGCTAACGCAGCGCATATTGATAACCACGGCATTATTTGAGCTCTCAGGTATGGCGTTACTATCGACGCGCTTTATACCGATTTACGGTATAGGCAAAGGGCTTTATTTCTCTTTATTCCACGCTGTGTCGGCATTTAATAACGCCGGATTCGATATTATAGGGGATTTTGTCAGCTTTACTCCGTTTGTAGGTGACATAATTATAAACTTCACTGTAATGGGCCTGATCATAATAGGGGGTATAGGCTTTGCTGTCATAATGGATGTGTTCTACAACTGGCATGTAAAGCGCCTTTCGCTGCATACAAAACTGGTGCTTACTACTACTACTGTGTTGATAGTTGCTGGTTTTTTGTTCTTTTTCTTTGTGGAATATAATAATCCAAAAACGCTCGGCCCTTTGTCCGTACCAGTTAAGGCTATGGCTGCTCTTTTTCAATCTATAACACCAAGGACAGCCGGTTTCAACACCATCTCAGAAGGAGACCTCACCGATGCATCCAAGTTTGTGACCATTTTGCTCATGTATACCGGCGCTTCTCCTGCTTCTACTGGCGGTGGTATAAAGACTACCACGTTGAGTACCATAATCTTAGCGGTGGCTGCTGTGCTCAGAGGCAGAGAGAATGTCAATATATACGGCAAAAGGCTGTCATGGACGCTGGTGATGCGCTCGCTTTCCATAGCTGTGCTAGCATTAGGTTTGATATCAGCGGTTACTATTATATTGTCTTTAGCCGAAAATCAAGCGTTTATAAAAGTACTGTTTGAAACCGTATCGGCTTTTGGTACAGTGGGATTATCTACAGGCATAACGCCTACGTTGTCGGCGGTTTCGAAAATAGCACTTGCGTTTACTATGTTTGCCGGCAGGGTGGGACCGCTTACCATTGCCGTAGCGCTGCTGCAAAGGCAGCATGGGATGAAGGACTTATGCAGATATCCTGAAGAAAAAATTATGGTGGGATAA
- the fusA gene encoding elongation factor G yields MKDYHADELRNVALVGHGSDGKTTVAEAMLYLGKATDRLGKVTEGNTVSDYDPEEIKRKISLNTSVLPIEWHNCKLNIIDTPGYFDFVGEMLEGLRAVDGAMIVVSAVSGIEVGTEKAWDYADQYGLSKMVFVNQMDRENADFDKTVSQLKDKYGTHILPLQLAIMQNDRFAGFIDLIELKAYAVDNNGQTKEIPIPPDMNDSVQEAREAIIESAAEGDEALMEKFFDGQQLTIDEIKRGIKAGVLDGSVVPVLCGAGFIVAGINYAMDAIIDYMPSPKDKGADENKPFSAVVFKTVADPFVGKLSLFRVESGRLTSDTAVYNSNQDKTEKVGQIYLMRGKKQVPVDAINAGDIGAIAKLQYTVTGDTLCDPAHPVRLKGIDFPAPVISKAVEPKSKGDEDKISMGLHRLAEEDPTFTVEKNVETGDMLISGIGELHLEIITQKLHSKFGTDVILRDPKIPYRETIRKSAKAEGKHKKQTGGHGQYGHVWIEFQPLNDSSETFVFEDKIVGGVVPRQYIPAVEKGLRECIEHGVLAGYPLIGVKAILYDGSYHPVDSSEMAFKVAASLAYKKGIAEADPVLLEPIMHVEVIVPEEYMGDIMGDINKRRGRILGMNQVEGGLQQIVAEVPMAEMFKYATELRSMTQARGTFAMRFERYEEVPSNIAAKIIEEAKRAQQEE; encoded by the coding sequence TTGAAAGATTATCATGCTGATGAATTGAGAAATGTAGCTTTGGTAGGCCATGGCAGCGATGGCAAGACCACCGTAGCTGAGGCGATGTTGTATTTGGGTAAGGCCACTGATCGATTGGGCAAAGTGACCGAGGGCAATACAGTATCGGATTACGATCCCGAAGAAATAAAGAGGAAGATATCGCTGAATACCTCTGTATTACCTATTGAATGGCATAACTGCAAATTAAATATAATAGATACCCCAGGGTATTTCGACTTTGTAGGCGAGATGCTGGAAGGCTTGAGAGCCGTAGACGGTGCGATGATAGTGGTTAGTGCCGTGTCGGGTATAGAGGTCGGCACAGAAAAAGCATGGGATTATGCTGACCAATATGGTTTGTCTAAAATGGTGTTTGTTAACCAGATGGATAGAGAAAATGCTGATTTCGATAAAACGGTATCTCAGCTCAAAGATAAATATGGCACTCATATATTGCCATTGCAGTTGGCTATTATGCAAAACGATCGTTTTGCTGGATTTATAGATCTGATCGAACTCAAAGCATATGCTGTAGATAATAATGGTCAAACCAAAGAGATCCCTATCCCTCCCGATATGAACGATAGCGTGCAGGAAGCGCGTGAAGCCATTATAGAGTCGGCCGCTGAAGGCGATGAAGCGCTGATGGAGAAGTTCTTTGATGGCCAACAATTAACCATTGATGAGATAAAGCGGGGCATAAAAGCAGGCGTTTTGGATGGTTCTGTAGTACCCGTATTGTGCGGCGCTGGATTTATTGTGGCAGGCATAAATTATGCTATGGATGCTATAATAGATTATATGCCCTCGCCTAAAGACAAAGGGGCTGATGAGAATAAGCCATTTTCCGCTGTAGTATTTAAAACAGTGGCTGACCCGTTTGTGGGTAAACTCTCACTTTTCCGTGTGGAGTCGGGCCGTTTAACCTCTGATACCGCTGTGTATAACTCTAATCAGGATAAAACCGAGAAAGTCGGACAAATATATCTGATGAGAGGGAAAAAACAGGTACCAGTAGATGCCATAAACGCCGGTGATATAGGGGCTATAGCTAAACTGCAGTATACTGTTACAGGGGATACATTATGCGATCCTGCGCATCCTGTTAGATTGAAAGGTATAGATTTCCCCGCTCCGGTTATATCTAAAGCGGTAGAGCCTAAATCCAAAGGCGATGAAGACAAGATATCAATGGGATTACATAGGCTGGCTGAAGAAGACCCCACGTTTACAGTAGAAAAAAATGTGGAAACCGGCGATATGCTCATATCGGGTATTGGGGAGCTGCATTTGGAGATTATAACCCAGAAGCTTCATAGTAAGTTCGGTACCGATGTTATATTAAGGGACCCTAAAATACCCTATAGGGAGACCATTCGTAAATCTGCCAAAGCGGAAGGCAAGCATAAAAAACAGACTGGTGGACACGGCCAATACGGTCATGTATGGATTGAATTTCAACCTTTGAACGATTCCTCGGAGACGTTTGTATTTGAAGACAAGATAGTGGGTGGCGTGGTACCGCGTCAATACATACCTGCGGTAGAGAAAGGCCTTAGGGAGTGCATAGAGCATGGTGTGTTGGCAGGATATCCGTTGATAGGGGTTAAAGCCATATTATACGATGGTTCATATCACCCGGTAGATTCTTCAGAAATGGCATTTAAGGTGGCAGCCTCTCTAGCGTATAAGAAGGGTATAGCAGAAGCTGATCCGGTTTTATTGGAGCCTATAATGCATGTAGAGGTTATTGTTCCGGAAGAATACATGGGAGATATAATGGGCGATATAAATAAGAGACGGGGGCGCATACTTGGCATGAACCAGGTGGAAGGCGGTTTGCAGCAAATAGTGGCTGAGGTACCTATGGCCGAGATGTTCAAATATGCCACTGAGCTCAGGTCTATGACGCAGGCCCGAGGGACATTTGCAATGCGTTTTGAGCGTTACGAAGAAGTACCTTCTAATATAGCGGCTAAAATTATAGAGGAAGCCAAACGAGCACAACAGGAAGAATAA
- the aroC gene encoding chorismate synthase, with translation MLRYLTAGESHGFMLSVIIDGMPANVDINTDDINVELQRRQRGYGRGGRMKIESDSVHIDGGILHGKTTGAPIALHICNKDWSHWQDYMDPQAPPPDDKKTVTRPRPGHADLAGAIKYNLQDIRPVLERSSARETAARVAVGAVARQLLKPLGIGICSHVTRIGSVALSEQPHSIDKIAELADASLVRCIDPAVSKAMMAEIDSCRRQGDSLGGVFEVIIYNVPVGLGSHVQWDRRLDGLLAQAFMSIQAIKGIEIGLGFQGAAMPGSTVHDEIYYSSEHGFYRQTNNAGGIEGGISNGQPIVIRAAMKPIPTLYKPLNSVDIKTKEAFSASIERSDICAVPAASIVGEAAAAWTMACAVVEKFGGDSLEELKRNYMGYIKQASEM, from the coding sequence ATGCTCAGATACCTTACAGCCGGCGAATCCCACGGGTTTATGCTAAGCGTCATAATAGACGGTATGCCTGCTAATGTGGATATAAACACCGATGATATCAATGTCGAACTTCAGCGCCGTCAACGCGGTTACGGCCGCGGCGGCCGCATGAAAATAGAAAGCGATAGCGTGCATATAGACGGCGGTATACTTCATGGTAAGACTACCGGAGCCCCCATAGCGCTGCATATATGCAATAAAGATTGGTCCCACTGGCAGGATTATATGGACCCCCAAGCGCCGCCGCCAGATGATAAAAAAACCGTTACCCGTCCCAGACCGGGACACGCTGATCTTGCCGGTGCCATAAAGTATAATCTTCAGGATATCCGCCCTGTATTGGAGCGATCCAGCGCCCGCGAAACGGCTGCTCGGGTAGCGGTCGGAGCTGTTGCGCGCCAGCTTTTAAAGCCGTTAGGCATAGGCATTTGCAGCCATGTAACGCGAATAGGATCTGTAGCATTGAGCGAACAGCCCCATTCCATTGATAAAATTGCCGAATTAGCCGACGCATCGCTCGTGAGGTGCATAGATCCGGCAGTATCCAAAGCCATGATGGCTGAGATAGATAGCTGCCGCCGGCAAGGCGATTCGCTAGGAGGAGTATTTGAGGTCATAATATACAACGTGCCTGTAGGGTTGGGCAGTCATGTGCAATGGGACCGACGCTTGGATGGCTTGCTGGCTCAGGCCTTTATGAGCATACAAGCCATAAAAGGTATAGAGATAGGCCTTGGCTTTCAAGGAGCCGCTATGCCTGGCTCCACGGTCCACGATGAAATATATTACTCATCGGAACACGGGTTCTATCGGCAAACCAACAATGCCGGCGGTATAGAAGGCGGTATATCCAACGGACAGCCTATAGTGATTCGCGCCGCGATGAAACCTATACCCACACTATACAAACCGTTAAACAGCGTTGATATAAAGACCAAAGAGGCTTTTAGCGCAAGTATAGAGCGATCGGACATATGTGCCGTACCGGCGGCCAGTATAGTAGGCGAAGCCGCAGCGGCATGGACTATGGCCTGCGCTGTAGTGGAAAAATTCGGCGGAGATTCTCTAGAAGAACTCAAGCGCAATTATATGGGATATATAAAACAAGCGAGTGAGATGTAA
- the aroB gene encoding 3-dehydroquinate synthase: protein MEIVNVELKSRSYPIFIGTGLLQDAASLLKPWIKGKAMIVTDQNVELLYGQTLPASFTENGMTIHMQPMPPGETTKTMDHAMELYTAALKAGMDRRSCIIALGGGVIGDLAGFVAATYMRGIDFIQIPTSLLAQVDSSVGGKVAVDHPMAKNIIGAFHQPKAVIADISVLKTLPKRELSAGLAEVIKYGAGLDEVFFYWLEQHISDIMSLDEAALAYAVKRSCQIKAGIVQSDETENGKRALLNFGHTFGHAIEVEAGYGAYLHGEAVSIGMVYAARLANIMGLTDKSYTERLIKLLKAASLPVEPPGITMRQLLPAMYHDKKVADGKLTFILPTGIGQTGIFSDIPENLLLKL from the coding sequence ATGGAGATTGTAAATGTAGAACTCAAGAGCCGCTCTTATCCGATATTTATAGGAACCGGACTGCTACAAGATGCAGCTTCGCTGCTCAAACCTTGGATAAAAGGCAAGGCCATGATCGTAACCGATCAGAATGTGGAGCTTCTATATGGTCAAACGCTGCCAGCATCCTTCACAGAAAACGGTATGACAATCCATATGCAACCGATGCCCCCCGGTGAAACCACAAAAACTATGGATCATGCCATGGAACTATATACAGCGGCCTTAAAAGCCGGCATGGATCGCCGCTCATGCATCATCGCTCTGGGCGGCGGCGTTATAGGCGATCTGGCAGGTTTTGTTGCAGCCACATATATGCGCGGTATCGACTTTATACAAATACCGACTTCGTTATTGGCCCAGGTAGACAGCAGTGTAGGAGGCAAGGTTGCTGTAGACCATCCTATGGCCAAAAACATTATAGGAGCATTTCACCAGCCAAAAGCTGTTATAGCCGATATATCCGTTCTCAAAACATTGCCCAAGCGCGAGCTTTCAGCCGGATTAGCCGAGGTAATAAAATACGGTGCAGGCTTGGACGAGGTTTTTTTCTATTGGCTGGAACAACATATAAGTGATATAATGTCATTAGATGAAGCAGCCTTGGCATACGCCGTCAAGCGCTCGTGTCAAATAAAAGCCGGTATAGTTCAGAGCGATGAAACAGAAAACGGCAAAAGAGCACTGCTCAATTTCGGGCACACCTTCGGCCACGCTATAGAGGTAGAAGCAGGGTACGGCGCTTATCTGCACGGTGAAGCTGTATCCATAGGTATGGTATACGCCGCCAGATTGGCTAATATCATGGGACTCACAGATAAAAGCTATACGGAGAGGTTAATCAAGCTTCTCAAAGCCGCTTCCTTGCCCGTAGAGCCTCCAGGCATAACTATGCGGCAGTTATTGCCGGCCATGTATCACGACAAGAAGGTCGCCGACGGCAAGCTGACTTTTATACTGCCCACCGGCATCGGTCAAACAGGTATATTCAGCGATATACCAGAGAATTTACTGCTGAAATTATAG
- the hisC gene encoding histidinol-phosphate transaminase: MIVLKPREVIPKMKPYIPGKPIGDVKRELGLQNVIKLASNENPLGCSPLAKKAISDMMGELAIYPDGNCTELRQAMVKKLNVKPEQLIFGNGSDEIVELISHVYIEPGDQALIGNVTFSEYQASVELMGGQCIEVPLKNHTFDLDAFYSAITDKTKVIWLCNPNNPTGTIYSGVKQLEFIDAVPKNILVVIDEAYNEYTDDPSYPESINLVDRYDNIIVLRTFSKIYGLASLRLGYGIANPAIIDLLNRIRAPFNVNSVAQSAALAALEDRDFLSKSKQNNDEGKKYLYAAFDEMGLEYIPTQANFIMVNVDRDSRQIFRDLLTHGIIVRSGEIFKMDNWIRVTIGTPEQNEAFISALKEVL; the protein is encoded by the coding sequence ATGATAGTGCTAAAACCGAGAGAAGTTATACCCAAAATGAAACCTTATATACCCGGCAAGCCTATCGGCGATGTAAAGCGCGAACTGGGTTTACAAAACGTTATAAAGCTGGCATCCAATGAAAACCCTTTAGGGTGCTCGCCGCTGGCCAAAAAAGCCATATCAGACATGATGGGCGAACTGGCCATCTATCCCGACGGCAATTGCACCGAATTGAGACAGGCTATGGTCAAAAAACTCAATGTCAAGCCCGAGCAATTGATATTCGGAAACGGCTCGGATGAAATAGTAGAATTGATATCACACGTATATATAGAACCCGGCGATCAGGCTTTAATAGGTAACGTTACGTTTTCAGAATACCAGGCATCCGTTGAGCTGATGGGCGGCCAATGCATAGAGGTACCTCTTAAGAATCATACATTTGACCTCGACGCATTTTATAGCGCCATAACCGACAAGACCAAGGTTATATGGCTGTGCAACCCCAATAACCCTACGGGTACCATATATTCGGGCGTAAAACAACTGGAGTTTATAGATGCAGTACCTAAAAACATACTCGTCGTCATAGACGAGGCATATAACGAATATACCGATGATCCGTCTTATCCGGAAAGCATAAATTTGGTAGATAGGTATGATAACATCATAGTATTGAGAACTTTTTCCAAAATATATGGTTTGGCCTCATTGAGGCTAGGCTACGGTATTGCAAATCCGGCTATTATAGACCTGCTGAACCGCATAAGGGCGCCGTTTAACGTAAACAGCGTCGCTCAATCAGCCGCCCTGGCCGCGCTTGAAGACAGGGATTTTTTATCCAAAAGCAAGCAGAATAATGATGAAGGCAAGAAATACCTGTATGCTGCTTTCGATGAAATGGGTTTGGAATATATACCCACACAGGCCAATTTCATTATGGTAAACGTTGACCGCGATAGCCGTCAGATATTCCGCGATTTATTGACTCACGGCATCATAGTTCGTTCGGGTGAAATCTTTAAAATGGACAATTGGATCAGGGTAACAATAGGTACTCCCGAGCAAAACGAGGCGTTCATAAGCGCATTAAAAGAGGTCCTATAA
- the aroF gene encoding 3-deoxy-7-phosphoheptulonate synthase, whose translation MVIVMKPNATQQQIDNISEYLKKLGLGVHISTGAEYTIIGIIGDKRLLGDTPIELMPGVEKTIPIAEPYKLVTKTFKPEPTVIEVRGHKIGGGSLTVIAGPCAVESEEQTLATAIAVKNAGAHMLRGGAYKPRTSPYSFQGLEEEGLKILAEARDATGLPIVSEVISPATLEISLKYLDIIQIGARNMQNFQLLREAGQARVPVILKRGISATIEEWLNAAEYIMSEGNYQVILCERGIRTFETATRNTLDISAVPVLKEKTHLPVIVDPSHGTGKRDLVIPMSLAAIAAGADGLIVEVHRDPLHALSDGPQSLAPDDFADLMKRVTILHDAMEHVNG comes from the coding sequence ATGGTTATAGTAATGAAACCCAATGCAACCCAACAACAAATCGATAACATATCGGAATATCTGAAAAAACTCGGCCTTGGCGTTCATATATCGACGGGAGCCGAGTACACCATAATAGGCATTATAGGGGACAAACGCCTATTGGGCGATACCCCCATAGAGCTTATGCCCGGCGTGGAAAAGACCATACCGATAGCCGAACCATACAAATTGGTCACTAAAACTTTCAAACCCGAACCTACTGTCATAGAGGTACGAGGCCACAAGATCGGCGGCGGCTCTCTAACGGTGATAGCCGGTCCATGCGCTGTAGAAAGCGAGGAACAAACCCTGGCCACGGCCATAGCCGTCAAAAATGCCGGCGCTCATATGCTGCGCGGCGGCGCATACAAACCTCGGACATCCCCTTATTCATTTCAAGGCCTGGAAGAAGAGGGCCTTAAGATATTGGCCGAAGCCAGAGACGCCACAGGTTTGCCCATTGTATCGGAGGTTATCTCGCCGGCCACTTTGGAAATATCCTTGAAATACTTGGACATCATACAGATAGGCGCACGCAATATGCAAAACTTTCAGCTCCTCCGCGAGGCCGGCCAGGCTCGAGTGCCTGTCATACTGAAGCGCGGCATATCGGCCACCATAGAGGAATGGTTAAATGCAGCCGAATATATAATGAGCGAGGGTAATTACCAGGTCATACTGTGCGAACGTGGCATAAGAACTTTTGAAACCGCCACGCGTAATACGCTGGATATAAGCGCCGTACCAGTATTAAAGGAGAAGACACATTTGCCGGTAATAGTAGATCCCAGCCATGGCACCGGTAAACGCGACTTAGTTATACCTATGTCGCTGGCTGCTATAGCAGCCGGCGCTGACGGGCTTATAGTGGAAGTGCACCGGGATCCATTGCATGCATTATCCGACGGCCCTCAATCCTTAGCGCCAGACGACTTCGCTGACCTTATGAAGAGAGTAACGATTTTACACGACGCTATGGAGCATGTAAATGGATGA
- a CDS encoding prephenate dehydrogenase, with amino-acid sequence MDDIAAVAVVGLGLIGGSIARALRYKADIHRIIGIDKNADYVHAALEDNVISDGIVVDDPNIPGPIDADIVFICTPVSSVQAMVSAIVPHVKKGCILTDTASVKAPIMYGIETILLGDTIFIGGHPMAGTEKSGYHAGNSRLLENAYYILTPPSTCDDEALDKLSHIIRSMGAIPVIMDADTHDEVVAAVSHLPHVLASSLMHFTKDQHNAEYMKLLAAGAFRDMTRIAASNPYMWREICLANASAVKRSIDDFIAVLSRFANMLDDKDAESILSYFIDAKQWRSDMPIVNKSYVYPTFDIIVDVDDKPGTIGEIATLLGQHSLNIKNIGILNSREDTSGALKISFSDRETQRTAVDILQSHGYKVFADS; translated from the coding sequence ATGGATGATATAGCTGCGGTAGCCGTAGTAGGTTTAGGGCTCATAGGAGGTTCCATAGCCAGGGCACTAAGGTACAAGGCTGATATTCATCGCATAATCGGCATAGATAAAAATGCCGATTATGTCCATGCAGCCCTTGAAGATAATGTAATATCGGACGGTATAGTAGTGGATGATCCAAATATACCAGGCCCAATCGACGCCGATATCGTTTTTATATGCACGCCCGTCTCTTCTGTTCAAGCAATGGTAAGCGCTATCGTACCGCATGTCAAAAAGGGCTGTATACTAACCGATACGGCTAGCGTTAAAGCGCCTATAATGTATGGTATAGAAACTATTTTGCTCGGCGATACCATTTTCATAGGCGGCCATCCAATGGCCGGTACTGAGAAATCAGGATATCATGCCGGAAACAGCCGTCTATTGGAAAATGCCTACTATATATTGACACCACCTTCAACATGCGATGATGAAGCGTTAGACAAATTATCGCATATAATACGCTCGATGGGGGCTATACCTGTAATAATGGACGCAGATACGCATGATGAGGTAGTAGCCGCTGTAAGCCACCTGCCGCATGTATTGGCATCTTCGCTCATGCATTTTACAAAGGACCAACATAACGCCGAATATATGAAATTACTGGCTGCCGGGGCATTCAGGGATATGACGCGAATAGCAGCATCGAATCCATACATGTGGCGCGAAATATGCCTGGCCAACGCCTCCGCTGTAAAACGGTCTATAGATGACTTCATAGCCGTATTATCGCGTTTTGCCAATATGTTAGACGATAAGGATGCTGAGTCAATTTTATCCTATTTTATCGATGCCAAACAGTGGCGCAGCGATATGCCGATTGTAAACAAATCATATGTTTATCCCACATTCGATATAATAGTAGACGTAGACGATAAACCCGGTACAATAGGAGAAATAGCCACACTACTTGGACAACACAGCTTGAATATAAAGAATATCGGCATATTAAACAGCCGCGAGGATACATCGGGGGCGCTAAAGATATCCTTCAGCGACAGGGAAACACAGCGCACCGCTGTCGATATACTGCAAAGCCATGGCTATAAAGTGTTTGCCGATTCATAG
- the aroA gene encoding 3-phosphoshikimate 1-carboxyvinyltransferase, which yields MKINISPKSHIRGSITVPGDKSISHRAVMLSSIADGITYIDGFLMGADCLSTIACFKELGVSIDVSGDRVCVQGVGMHGLKPPTHPLDVGNSGTTIRLLSGILAAQHFSTTLTGDASILSRPMMRVVEPLRQMGAEINSPDGGIHAPLIIHGKPLHGINYAMPVASAQVKSAILLAGLYADSPTTITEPYPSRDHTELMLKAMDVRILADELDFESPRSTTIWPAQALHCAHINVPGDISSAAFIITAAMLCPESHITIQDVGINPTRTGILDAYKDMGADITISNRRLWNMEEVADISVATSRLHGITISGGIIPRLIDEIPILAVAASLAEGTTVIKDAQELRVKESDRIAAISHMLRNFGAEVDTTDDSIIIKGKSRLKGCHTNPKGDHRIAMAAAIAALLADGNTSIEGAECVEVSFPGFFELLNSLGY from the coding sequence ATGAAAATAAACATATCCCCAAAAAGCCATATAAGGGGTTCAATAACCGTACCCGGCGACAAATCCATATCGCATAGAGCTGTGATGCTCAGCTCTATAGCCGACGGCATCACTTATATAGACGGCTTTCTCATGGGCGCCGACTGCTTAAGCACCATCGCATGCTTTAAAGAACTCGGCGTATCCATCGATGTAAGCGGCGACAGGGTATGCGTACAAGGTGTCGGTATGCATGGCCTCAAACCGCCGACGCACCCGCTGGATGTCGGAAACTCAGGCACTACTATAAGGTTGCTGAGCGGCATACTGGCCGCTCAGCACTTTAGCACCACTTTAACCGGCGATGCATCCATACTCTCCCGTCCCATGATGCGCGTTGTGGAACCGTTGCGCCAGATGGGAGCTGAAATAAACAGCCCTGATGGGGGCATACACGCTCCTTTAATAATACATGGCAAACCGCTGCACGGTATAAATTACGCTATGCCGGTGGCCAGCGCACAGGTCAAATCCGCCATATTGCTGGCCGGTTTATATGCCGATAGCCCTACAACCATAACCGAACCTTATCCAAGCCGCGATCATACTGAACTAATGCTCAAAGCTATGGACGTACGTATTTTAGCCGATGAGCTGGACTTTGAGAGCCCCCGTTCCACCACCATATGGCCTGCGCAAGCGCTGCACTGCGCGCATATAAACGTACCCGGCGACATATCGTCGGCTGCGTTTATCATAACAGCGGCTATGCTGTGCCCTGAATCGCATATAACTATACAAGATGTCGGCATAAATCCAACGCGTACCGGCATACTGGATGCATACAAGGATATGGGAGCCGACATAACGATATCAAACCGGCGCTTATGGAATATGGAGGAGGTAGCTGATATATCCGTAGCCACCAGCCGCCTGCACGGCATAACCATAAGCGGCGGCATTATACCCCGTCTTATAGATGAAATCCCGATACTGGCAGTAGCGGCCTCGTTAGCCGAAGGGACTACCGTAATAAAAGATGCTCAAGAACTGCGCGTGAAAGAAAGCGATAGGATAGCTGCTATAAGCCATATGCTGCGCAATTTCGGGGCAGAAGTGGACACAACCGATGACAGCATAATCATAAAGGGAAAATCGCGTTTAAAAGGATGTCACACAAATCCGAAAGGTGACCACCGCATAGCTATGGCAGCGGCTATAGCCGCCTTGCTAGCCGACGGTAATACTTCTATAGAAGGGGCTGAATGCGTTGAAGTGTCGTTTCCGGGGTTTTTTGAACTGCTGAATTCGCTTGGTTACTAG